GGATGGTCTGGGGCGCGGTGGTCGAGGTCCGGGAGATCCAGTTCCACCCCGATCCAAACGCGACGAAGGAATAAGATGATGCGCAGAACACATCTCTGTGCGATCGGCATGCTGCTGGTCGCATCCCTGTGCCACGGCGTGCCGGATGCCGCCGCGCAGGAAGATCCGTACCCGGCGATGGCGCCGATCGACGCCTACCTGATGGATCGGGACGCCGAGATCCAGCTGGCGCGAAGCGCTGCTCCCGACTCGCTCTCCCGCGATGCGACCGTGCTGGTGCTGGGCCGGCATGGTTACGAGACCGCCGTCGAAGGCACAAACGGGTTCGTCTGCCTGGTCGCCAGAAGCTGGATAGCCGCGTTCGACTGGCCCGAGTTCTGGAACCCGAAGATCCGGGCAGCCGACTGCATGAATCGCCAGGCGGCGCGTTCGCTGGTGCCTGTCATCGTGTTGCGCAGCGAGGTGGCGATGGCCGGCCGCTCGAAGGAGGACATGCTGGCGGCGATCCGGGCGGCGTACGAGCAGGGCGACGTGCCGGCCCTCGCCTACGGTGCGATGGACTACATGATGTCGAAGTCGGCCTATCTGACCGACATGGGCGACCACAACGCCCCGCACCTCATGTTCTTTACGATGGGTCTGGAATCCGCGGATTGGGGATCGGGCGTGGCGAATTCACCCGTCATGGCGGCACCGTACTGGTTCTTCTGGCCGCAGGATACCGCGCAGCTGGATGGCCTGCCGCCGATCAACGTATTCCTGGTCGGGGTGCCGACCTGGTCGGACGGTGCGCCGGCCGGCGGGCAGGACCACTGAGACGGGAGCCTCCTGGCTCAATTGCCTTGTGATCTTGCGCAGGCGTGTGCCCGGTTATCTGATGCAGGATGAAAGAAGCGCCGGCATTTTACCGCAAGCAGGGCTACGAGGTCTTTCTGGAGCAGACAGATTTTTACAGCAGCGGTCACAGCCGTTTTGGACGCTGCAAGAGCCTGCGCTGAACCTGGAGCGCCCCGGCTCTATGCAGACGTCAGAAACTGTTGAGAAATCAAAAAGGGTTGTCTTCCTGAGCCCCCGGCGCTTGCGACGGGGTTGTCGAAGGACCTCCCGAATCACTCGCGCAGGGCTCCCATGAGCGTCTCACGGTGGTTCGAGAGGTCTCCCCGCGTTCGCGCGGACTCGCATTCATCACGCCCACCGCAAGCGGAGGGCGGTTCAGGATGACGCACCGAGAAGGATTTTTGAAAATCCCAACCGTTTCTCAAGGGGCAATCGGGTCTTGTCTCGTTGGGTGATGGTATTTATGTTGTTTCTCAGCTGACACGTCCAGCTGAAAACCATTCATTCATCCGTCCGATGCGTATCTGGATACTCGCCCTGCTGTCGCTCCTTGGTCCGGCGGCATTTGCCCAATCGCCGGTCGCACCCGACGCCTTGCAGGATAAATTGATCGGCCAGTGGGTTATGACCGGCACGATCGACGGGGAAGACGTTACGCACGACGTCGACGTCGACTGGATCCTCGGTCGTCGTTATATCCGCGTCCACGATGTATCCCGTGAGCGGGACGCCGATGGAGCGCTCGCCTATGAGGCGTGGATACATATCGCATGGGATGAACAGAACACTGAATACGCGGTCATGTGGCTGGACAATACCGGCACGACGAACTTCGCGGAAGAAGGCGTCGGACACGGGAAGCCCGATGGCGACACGATCCCTTTCATCTGGCGGTTTTCGGACGGGAGCGGCATCGACAACACGTTCGCGTACGACCGGGCGAACGACAGCTGGTCCTGGAGCATCGATAACGTGGCGTCGTCCGGGCAATTGGCTCCGTTTGCACGTGTGACGTTGAACCGAAAGTAGACGGAGGCGGGAAGAGCATGTGCGAACGACCGGACCTACTCAAACAGATGTCTCGATGCGCCCTGAAACATCCCTGCGTCTGGTAAAGACCGCCCACACGATCGTCTGGGCCTTTTTCGCCGGCTGCATCGTCGCCCTCCCGTTTTACGCCTGGCGCGGCGCGTTCGGCACGGCCTTCGTTCTGATAGCCATCACGTGCGTTGAGGTCGTCATCATCCTCGCCAACCGCTGGCGCTGCCCGCTCACCGACATCGCCGCCCGCTACACCGACGACCGGCAGGATAATTTCGACATCTACCTCCCCCTCTGGCTCGCCCGGCACAACAAGACGATCTTCGGCAGTCTGTTTTTCGCGGGGCTGCTCTATACCCTGGCGCGATGGCGGGGGTGGATGCCGTAACGCAACCCATGAACGCATGCGATTCATCCCCAACCTCCTCTGGTTCGACTGCTCCGCCGGCGCGCTCGTCGGGGTGCTGGTACTGATCTTCAGCGGGTGGCTAAGCCGGCTCGAAGGCCTGCCCGAAGGCGTTCTGCTGTTCACCGGCGCAGCGAACCTCGTGTATGCCGCCTACTCCTTTTCGCTGGCCGTCCGCCCGGAGCGGCCGATGCGGCTGATCAAGGTGCTGGCGATCGCCAACATGGCGTGGGCTCCGGTGTGCATCGGACTCATCGCGGCCTTCGCCGGCGCGGCGACGCCGTTCGGGTTCGTGCATCTCGGGGGCGAGGCCGTGTTTGTCGGCGTGCTGGGCGCGGTCGAGTGGCGGTGGCGGCGGGCACTTGCCTCCGGCCTTGCCGGGCGAAAAACGGTCTGAAACATGCCCAACCTTTAGTGCCAGCCTGCCGTAGGGGAAGCGACACGCAGCGTTCACCCAATGGTCGCATGAAGCAGTCGCGTTTCGCCGCAGTTCTTCTCGCTTTTCTGGCACTCACTCCGATCGCCAGCGCGCAGCATGCCGGCGACCCGCGTGCCGAGGAGGTCGCGTTCGACAGCCACGGTGTCACCCTATCCGGGACGATCGTCTTGCCGGCGGGAGTGCCGATTGATGCGGCGGTGGTCTTTATCCACGGCTCTGGAAAGCAGACGCGTAATCTGGGTCTGGCGGAGCGGTTTGCTCGGGCCGGCATCGCGGCGCTGGTCTACGACAAACGCGGCGCAGGCGCGTCCGGCGGCACCTACGAAGGCGAGCAGAGCGTCAGCGAGCAGAATATCGCCCTGCTGGCAGACGACGCGGCATCGGCTATGCGGGTTCTTACTGAGCACCGATCCCTCCGGGGGGTACCGATCGGATTCGCCGGCATCAGCCAGGCCGGCTGGATCGCCCCTTTGGCGGCCGAGAAAAGCC
This window of the Rhodothermales bacterium genome carries:
- a CDS encoding alpha/beta hydrolase, whose product is MKQSRFAAVLLAFLALTPIASAQHAGDPRAEEVAFDSHGVTLSGTIVLPAGVPIDAAVVFIHGSGKQTRNLGLAERFARAGIAALVYDKRGAGASGGTYEGEQSVSEQNIALLADDAASAMRVLTEHRSLRGVPIGFAGISQAGWIAPLAAEKSRLADFLILWSGPVCRVSEEDIFSKYTADRDSRVAPAYGEALHARTEPYVWPDFLGKDTDAGESLAALGIPGFWLFSDNDGSIPVDLSIERLQALRGSGHRYDYVLFSGLGHNNIDGTFATAVDWIRRLR